One genomic segment of Devosia sp. includes these proteins:
- a CDS encoding outer membrane beta-barrel protein: MRLTLGHLGAGLMLSALATAGAAAQQVTDWSGFYAGIYAGYALDNVAATSSTTTIPPTPAGGSVISGTIGSNNTRIEGVLGGIGAGYAYQHNQFVLGVDGAVHAGGLGKTRSSTLDLQGTDGVDSYTILNTTDTSINLDWYTTLTGSFGIAFEQDWLFYIKGGAAVANVSSQSDSTLDVSATDPAILPLPFPPGTSTASASSSRLLVGPTVGAGVEKMLNANVSLGAEYAFVGLPDATVPTAGLALFGGGGNLTVPMGFHTVKATLKYHF; the protein is encoded by the coding sequence GACGCTTGGACATTTGGGGGCCGGCCTGATGCTGTCGGCATTGGCGACCGCGGGAGCGGCAGCACAACAGGTTACCGACTGGAGCGGCTTTTATGCCGGCATCTATGCCGGATACGCGCTCGACAATGTCGCGGCCACGAGTTCGACAACCACCATACCCCCTACGCCTGCGGGCGGCTCGGTGATCTCGGGCACGATCGGGAGCAACAATACCCGGATCGAAGGCGTGCTCGGCGGTATCGGCGCCGGCTATGCCTATCAGCACAACCAGTTCGTTCTGGGTGTTGATGGCGCCGTCCATGCCGGTGGCCTGGGCAAGACGCGGTCCAGCACACTCGACCTTCAGGGTACAGATGGCGTCGACAGCTACACGATCCTGAACACCACCGACACCAGCATCAACCTTGACTGGTACACGACCCTGACCGGCTCTTTCGGCATCGCCTTCGAGCAGGATTGGCTCTTCTACATCAAGGGCGGTGCGGCGGTGGCCAATGTGAGTTCGCAATCCGACAGCACCCTGGACGTCTCCGCGACTGACCCGGCTATCCTGCCGCTGCCTTTCCCGCCCGGAACCTCGACAGCCTCGGCGTCATCCAGCCGCTTGCTGGTGGGCCCGACCGTCGGTGCCGGGGTTGAAAAGATGCTCAATGCCAATGTGTCGCTGGGCGCCGAATATGCCTTTGTCGGCCTTCCCGATGCGACTGTCCCGACTGCGGGCCTTGCCCTGTTCGGCGGTGGCGGCAATCTCACCGTGCCCATGGGTTTCCATACCGTCAAGGCAACGCTGAAATACCATTTCTGA
- a CDS encoding phospholipase produces the protein MTTLSGPMLPPANGGAPDAAVVLLHGYGSDGRDLIGLAPAWQGLLPGALFVSPNAPQPLGMGGYQWFPIDWTGDRVASRQLGIAEARPVVARFLSDLWAQTGIAPERTLLAGFSQGAMVALHVATALPHDQQLMGVISFSGAFLPPEGLGGPGLARPPVCLVHGDMDEVVDPNLSADADRVLRDAGFDVSYHVSRGTGHGIAPDGLDFASAFIAGVSAK, from the coding sequence ATGACGACACTTTCCGGCCCCATGCTGCCGCCCGCCAATGGCGGCGCTCCCGATGCTGCTGTGGTGCTGCTGCATGGCTATGGCAGCGACGGACGGGACCTGATTGGCCTGGCTCCGGCCTGGCAGGGCCTGCTGCCCGGCGCCCTGTTTGTCTCCCCCAACGCGCCTCAACCCCTCGGCATGGGCGGCTATCAGTGGTTCCCGATAGACTGGACGGGCGACCGTGTGGCCAGCCGCCAACTCGGCATTGCCGAAGCCCGGCCCGTCGTCGCCCGGTTTCTGTCCGATCTTTGGGCACAGACTGGCATCGCCCCCGAACGCACCCTGTTGGCCGGCTTCAGCCAGGGTGCCATGGTTGCCCTCCACGTCGCCACCGCCCTGCCGCATGATCAACAACTGATGGGCGTCATCAGCTTTTCAGGGGCATTTCTTCCCCCGGAGGGCCTGGGTGGACCAGGCCTGGCGCGCCCGCCCGTATGCCTCGTGCATGGCGATATGGATGAAGTCGTCGACCCCAATCTCAGCGCCGACGCGGATCGGGTGCTGCGCGATGCCGGTTTTGATGTCAGCTATCACGTCAGCCGCGGCACCGGCCACGGCATCGCCCCCGACGGGCTGGATTTCGCCAGTGCCTTCATTGCCGGGGTCAGCGCAAAATAG
- a CDS encoding HNH endonuclease: MTIHVSPEACPALVLNADFRPLSYYPLSLWSWQDAIKAVCLDRVNIVSHYDTIIHSPSFEMKLPSVVSLRDYVKPARHPAFTRFNVFLRDRFQCQYCGSKDELTFDHVIPRSKGGLTTWENVVAACAPCNLRKANRLPHEIKMFPHQAPYAPSVHDLHNNGRLFPPNHLHQSWLDFLYWDIELEP; encoded by the coding sequence GTGACCATCCATGTGTCGCCTGAGGCTTGTCCCGCCCTTGTACTGAACGCCGATTTCAGGCCGCTCAGCTATTACCCGCTCTCATTGTGGTCCTGGCAGGACGCGATCAAGGCCGTGTGCCTGGATCGGGTCAATATCGTGTCGCACTATGACACCATCATCCACTCCCCCAGTTTCGAGATGAAACTGCCCAGCGTGGTGTCGCTGCGGGACTATGTGAAGCCGGCGCGCCATCCCGCATTCACCCGCTTCAACGTCTTCCTGCGCGATCGCTTTCAGTGCCAATATTGCGGCAGCAAGGACGAATTGACCTTCGACCACGTCATTCCCCGCTCCAAGGGTGGCCTCACCACCTGGGAGAATGTCGTTGCGGCCTGTGCGCCTTGCAACCTGCGCAAGGCCAACCGCCTGCCCCACGAAATCAAGATGTTCCCGCATCAGGCGCCCTATGCGCCCAGCGTGCACGACCTGCACAATAATGGCCGGCTGTTTCCACCCAACCATCTGCACCAGAGCTGGCTCGACTTCCTCTACTGGGACATCGAGCTGGAGCCGTAA
- a CDS encoding disulfide bond formation protein B encodes MSATRPLDKIATGIAFLLGLATILGALGSQFIGGLQPCELCLEQRLPYYWGLPLLALILVLWNRLPLPVWYIGMAIATALFAWGTFLGGFHSGVEWGFWPGPTACTGVGESFSMDALDNLTPVIGCDVVQFRFLGLSLAGYNTLISLAIVVLLAGAMIFQARRTR; translated from the coding sequence ATGAGTGCCACCCGTCCCCTCGACAAGATTGCCACCGGCATCGCCTTCCTTTTGGGCCTTGCCACCATTCTGGGGGCGCTGGGATCGCAGTTCATCGGCGGCTTGCAGCCCTGCGAGCTGTGTCTAGAACAGCGCCTGCCCTATTACTGGGGCCTGCCGCTATTGGCCCTCATCCTGGTACTGTGGAACCGGCTGCCGCTGCCGGTGTGGTATATCGGCATGGCCATCGCAACGGCGCTGTTTGCCTGGGGCACGTTTCTCGGTGGCTTTCATTCGGGGGTCGAATGGGGGTTCTGGCCGGGTCCGACTGCCTGCACCGGTGTTGGCGAGAGCTTCAGCATGGACGCACTCGACAATCTCACGCCGGTGATCGGCTGCGATGTGGTGCAGTTCCGGTTCCTCGGCCTGTCGCTGGCGGGCTACAACACGCTGATCTCGCTGGCCATCGTGGTCCTCTTGGCCGGAGCCATGATCTTTCAGGCGCGGCGTACCCGCTAA
- a CDS encoding DUF72 domain-containing protein translates to MTQGTVRTGTAGWVYEPWRGTFFPKGLVQKNELAHAASRLTSIEINATFRANQKPESFAKWAAQTPEGFRFSVKGPQLVTHIKRLKNCEQPLANFFGSGPLALGDRLGPFVWQLPPNLAFDAASFSAFAALLPRDVESYLALARQADGAKAPPYLEVSGVGPIRHAIEPRHSSFDTPEANALMARHNIARVIADTPDNPGRDLTADFAYCRLQGPARPDAQGYEGADIADWAKTMASWRDEGRDVFAYFVHEDKLHAPDNAIALRQALGITLPGD, encoded by the coding sequence ATGACACAGGGAACGGTGCGAACGGGAACAGCCGGTTGGGTCTATGAGCCCTGGCGGGGCACGTTCTTTCCCAAGGGCCTGGTGCAGAAGAACGAGTTGGCCCATGCGGCCAGCCGGCTGACCAGCATCGAGATCAACGCCACCTTCCGGGCTAACCAGAAGCCGGAGAGCTTTGCCAAATGGGCGGCACAGACGCCGGAGGGCTTCAGGTTCTCGGTCAAGGGGCCGCAACTGGTCACCCATATCAAGCGCCTGAAGAACTGCGAGCAGCCACTCGCCAATTTCTTCGGCTCCGGGCCTCTGGCACTGGGCGACCGATTGGGACCGTTCGTGTGGCAATTGCCGCCTAATCTTGCCTTCGATGCAGCCAGCTTTTCCGCCTTCGCTGCGCTTCTGCCCAGGGATGTCGAAAGCTATCTGGCGCTGGCGCGGCAAGCCGATGGCGCCAAGGCGCCACCCTATCTCGAGGTGAGCGGCGTGGGGCCGATTCGCCATGCCATCGAGCCGCGCCATTCAAGCTTCGATACACCCGAAGCCAATGCCCTGATGGCCAGGCACAATATTGCCCGGGTCATTGCCGACACGCCGGACAATCCGGGGCGCGACCTGACTGCCGACTTTGCCTATTGCCGCCTGCAGGGCCCGGCGCGGCCGGATGCCCAGGGCTATGAGGGGGCAGACATTGCCGATTGGGCAAAGACCATGGCCAGCTGGCGCGATGAGGGGCGGGATGTGTTTGCCTATTTCGTCCACGAGGACAAGCTGCACGCCCCCGACAATGCCATTGCGCTGCGCCAGGCTCTTGGCATCACATTGCCGGGAGATTGA
- a CDS encoding thermonuclease family protein gives MRRAAAISIAATLIGTLTPQSAAACEQLRMVKGGVVVSVTDGDTVVLDSDLVVRLIGTQAPKLPLGRDDFPTWPLAPEAKAALESLLLGQTVRLGYGGEEMDRYGRALAHVFVEMPQGDIWAQLHMVGSGLARVYSFPDNRKCLDALMAAEAQARAERLGIWADPYYSVRAADDLTTLADRAGQYELVEGRVLLSEKSGSRVYLNFGRYWKEDFTGVIEAPALRLFATAGLNPEDLAGALVRIRGWVDERDGPRIEITHPEQIEVLARP, from the coding sequence ATGCGCAGGGCCGCAGCCATTTCCATCGCCGCAACCTTGATCGGCACGCTGACCCCCCAGTCGGCGGCGGCCTGCGAGCAATTGCGCATGGTCAAGGGTGGCGTGGTCGTCTCGGTGACCGATGGCGACACGGTGGTGCTTGATTCGGATCTGGTGGTCCGCCTCATTGGCACCCAGGCCCCCAAATTGCCCCTCGGGCGCGACGATTTCCCAACCTGGCCACTGGCCCCCGAGGCCAAGGCCGCGCTTGAATCCCTGCTCCTGGGCCAGACCGTCCGGCTGGGCTATGGCGGCGAGGAAATGGACCGCTATGGTCGCGCCCTGGCGCACGTTTTCGTCGAGATGCCTCAAGGAGATATCTGGGCACAGCTTCACATGGTGGGCAGCGGGCTGGCGCGGGTCTATTCCTTTCCCGATAACCGCAAATGCCTCGACGCCCTGATGGCAGCCGAGGCGCAGGCGCGCGCGGAAAGGCTTGGAATCTGGGCCGATCCCTATTACAGCGTGCGGGCGGCGGATGATCTCACCACGCTCGCCGATCGGGCCGGCCAGTATGAACTGGTTGAGGGCCGGGTGCTTCTGTCCGAAAAAAGCGGTTCGCGCGTCTATCTCAATTTCGGCCGGTACTGGAAGGAAGACTTCACCGGCGTGATCGAGGCTCCGGCACTGCGTCTGTTTGCTACGGCCGGGCTCAATCCGGAAGACCTGGCTGGGGCTCTGGTGCGCATTCGCGGATGGGTGGACGAACGGGATGGTCCACGCATCGAAATAACCCATCCCGAACAGATCGAGGTTCTGGCACGGCCATGA
- a CDS encoding M48 family metalloprotease, translated as MSALPGKKALRIGIIAASLIALAACSSMTGSNISVGRTGDNPAPKVVPEGTSPDDAVIGRREHPRIIAAYGGVYEDRQAEIMVARIVGRLLAAANQPNAQFQVTILDTSEVNAFALPGGYIYVTRGILALASDTSELAAVLAHEIAHVTLRHARARTDKTRTTQIVDRVITGIFGGDTSTDATANRTRESLAAFGQGQELEADKEGIKFAGKAGYDPQAAARFLGVMSRFAAFSAGSSAGDEGFLSSHPSTPSRIETAMGTARSMFGDGQAGETDREGYLAAISGLTFGDSPAQGSIVGQRFIHPGSKFTFTVPQGYTLQSTQSAVVGVAGDGEAVRFDSAQVQPNMTLSDYLRSGWIAGLKAETVTAHQYNGIDMASGLAQTDQWFFRVAVMRFEGEVYRFIFAAKSDSQRFAQGADATIRSFRRTEAADLSQIRKLSIRLVTARSGDTADRLARQMAAIPGATELFYILNNLYPGDPVAAGQRYKVVSLQ; from the coding sequence ATGAGCGCGCTTCCCGGCAAAAAAGCCCTGCGCATCGGAATCATCGCAGCGAGCCTCATCGCGCTCGCCGCCTGTTCGTCGATGACCGGTTCCAATATCAGCGTCGGCCGCACTGGCGACAATCCCGCGCCCAAGGTGGTTCCCGAGGGCACGAGCCCGGACGACGCCGTCATTGGCCGGCGTGAGCATCCGCGCATCATCGCAGCCTATGGCGGGGTCTATGAAGACCGCCAGGCCGAGATCATGGTGGCCCGCATTGTCGGCCGCCTGCTCGCCGCCGCCAATCAGCCCAACGCCCAGTTCCAGGTCACCATCCTCGACACCTCCGAGGTCAATGCCTTCGCCCTTCCCGGCGGCTATATCTATGTGACACGCGGCATCCTGGCGCTGGCGTCCGATACCAGTGAACTGGCCGCCGTGCTGGCGCATGAAATTGCCCACGTCACCCTGCGCCACGCCCGCGCCCGCACCGACAAGACGCGCACCACTCAGATCGTCGATCGCGTCATCACCGGCATTTTCGGCGGCGACACCTCGACCGACGCTACCGCCAACCGCACCCGCGAATCGCTGGCCGCCTTCGGCCAGGGCCAGGAACTGGAAGCGGACAAGGAAGGCATCAAATTCGCCGGCAAGGCCGGATACGATCCCCAGGCCGCTGCACGCTTCCTGGGCGTGATGAGCCGCTTTGCCGCCTTCTCGGCCGGGTCCAGCGCCGGGGACGAAGGCTTTTTGTCATCCCATCCCTCGACGCCCTCGCGCATCGAAACCGCCATGGGCACCGCCCGCTCCATGTTTGGCGATGGCCAGGCCGGTGAAACCGACCGCGAAGGCTATCTCGCCGCCATTTCGGGTCTGACCTTCGGCGACAGCCCGGCCCAGGGCTCCATCGTTGGCCAGCGCTTCATCCATCCGGGATCGAAATTTACCTTCACGGTGCCGCAGGGCTATACGCTGCAAAGCACCCAGAGCGCCGTGGTCGGCGTGGCCGGCGACGGTGAAGCCGTGCGTTTCGACAGCGCCCAGGTGCAGCCCAACATGACCCTGAGCGATTATCTGCGCTCCGGCTGGATTGCCGGGCTCAAGGCCGAAACGGTCACGGCCCATCAGTATAACGGCATCGACATGGCCTCGGGCCTGGCCCAGACCGACCAGTGGTTCTTCCGCGTCGCCGTCATGCGCTTCGAGGGGGAAGTTTATCGCTTCATCTTCGCGGCAAAGTCCGACAGCCAGCGCTTCGCCCAGGGCGCCGATGCCACCATTCGCAGCTTCCGCCGCACCGAGGCAGCCGACCTCAGCCAGATTCGCAAGCTCTCGATCCGGCTGGTCACGGCCCGTTCCGGCGACACCGCCGATCGGCTGGCGCGCCAGATGGCCGCGATCCCCGGCGCCACCGAACTCTTCTATATCCTGAATAACCTCTACCCCGGCGATCCGGTCGCCGCCGGCCAGCGCTACAAGGTGGTCAGCCTGCAATAA
- a CDS encoding Flp family type IVb pilin translates to MVEILKRFGRDESGATAIEYGLLAAMIAVALIASFTVLGNTIIDLFGVGAGGAADVIETQLDTLSASE, encoded by the coding sequence ATGGTGGAAATCCTGAAGCGGTTCGGCCGGGACGAATCTGGCGCCACGGCGATCGAATATGGGCTTTTAGCCGCCATGATCGCGGTCGCGCTGATCGCGTCCTTCACCGTTCTGGGCAATACCATCATCGACCTGTTCGGCGTTGGCGCCGGTGGGGCGGCCGATGTCATCGAGACGCAGCTCGACACGCTTTCGGCTTCGGAGTGA
- the mutT gene encoding 8-oxo-dGTP diphosphatase MutT, translating to MSDKPILLVVACALVDADRRVLIAQRPEGKSLAGLWEFPGGKLETGETPEDALIRELQEELGIETKQACLAPLTFASHSYESIHLLMPLYVCRKWQGTPQAREHAALKWVRPQALRDYPMPPADEPLIAALCDLL from the coding sequence ATGAGCGACAAACCCATTCTTCTCGTGGTCGCCTGCGCCCTGGTCGATGCCGACCGGCGGGTGCTGATTGCCCAACGCCCTGAGGGCAAGTCACTGGCGGGCCTGTGGGAATTTCCGGGCGGCAAGCTCGAGACAGGCGAAACGCCAGAGGATGCGCTTATCCGCGAATTACAGGAAGAGCTGGGAATCGAGACCAAGCAGGCGTGCCTCGCACCACTCACCTTCGCCAGTCATTCTTACGAAAGCATTCACCTGTTGATGCCACTTTACGTCTGTCGCAAGTGGCAGGGGACGCCGCAGGCGCGTGAGCATGCTGCCCTCAAATGGGTGCGGCCTCAGGCCCTGCGCGACTATCCGATGCCACCGGCCGACGAGCCGCTGATCGCGGCTCTGTGCGATCTGCTCTGA
- a CDS encoding GNAT family N-acetyltransferase has protein sequence MSLPDVEAFERAGLLAWPGIDIDWDGHWVRRAANGYTKRANSLQCFAADDGAGCAARLDAAVAWFIARGVPPVVRTTPLESAGLTAELDRRNWQSIDLSHLYAMPLAARPEADPEAEVTPLLDGQFLAAQQALQGHDQRTMDRMAALLAAMAVPAAGVVVYRQGVPVAAGLAAIADGIVLTGNVITSAAHRRQGLGAAMMRTIHAWAHGAGARIAALNVQADNPAGKALYQSLGYTHQYDYSYRIPKEA, from the coding sequence GTGTCCCTGCCCGATGTGGAAGCCTTCGAGAGAGCCGGGCTTTTGGCCTGGCCCGGCATCGACATCGATTGGGATGGGCACTGGGTTCGCCGCGCTGCCAATGGCTATACCAAGCGCGCCAATTCGCTGCAGTGTTTTGCGGCTGACGACGGGGCCGGTTGCGCCGCCCGGCTCGATGCGGCGGTCGCCTGGTTCATCGCGCGCGGCGTGCCTCCGGTGGTGCGCACGACACCCCTGGAAAGCGCGGGCCTGACGGCAGAACTGGACCGGCGGAACTGGCAAAGCATCGACTTGAGCCATCTCTATGCCATGCCGCTTGCGGCCCGTCCGGAGGCGGACCCGGAGGCAGAAGTGACGCCTTTGCTCGATGGTCAATTCCTTGCGGCACAACAGGCTCTGCAGGGTCATGACCAGCGGACCATGGATCGCATGGCGGCGCTGCTGGCGGCCATGGCGGTGCCTGCGGCGGGTGTCGTGGTCTATCGCCAGGGTGTGCCGGTCGCGGCGGGGCTGGCTGCCATTGCCGATGGCATCGTGCTGACCGGCAATGTCATCACGAGCGCCGCACATCGCCGGCAGGGGCTCGGCGCCGCCATGATGCGGACCATTCACGCCTGGGCCCATGGCGCCGGCGCCAGGATCGCGGCGCTCAATGTCCAGGCCGACAACCCCGCCGGCAAGGCCCTCTACCAGTCCCTGGGCTATACCCATCAGTACGACTACTCATACCGCATCCCGAAAGAGGCATGA
- the argJ gene encoding bifunctional glutamate N-acetyltransferase/amino-acid acetyltransferase ArgJ encodes MAAHPVSPLAPKTYPDLPPVRGVRFATAEAGIKYKNRTDVLLMAFDEGTAAAGVLTKSKCSSAAVDWCRANLPGGKARGLVVNSGNANAFTGVKGRQSVEMTAEIAARALGCAGSDIFLASTGVIGEPLDANKFSGVLDQCAARLADGPWIEPAKAIMTTDTYPKLSGAVLEIDGVEVIINGIAKGSGMIAPDMATMLSFVVTDMPIAADVLQSLLARHVQTSFNAITVDSDTSTSDTLLAFATGKAGVDPITSMDDPRAEVFGAALSDVLFDLAILVVRDGEGATKQVTVNVEGATTDQSAFRIAKAIADSPLVKTAIAGEDANWGRVVMAVGKAGEPADRDKLAIRFGDLLVAKDGERAHGYDEAATSAYMKGEDLEVTVSLGLGEGRASVYTCDLTHGYIEINGDYRS; translated from the coding sequence ATGGCCGCTCATCCCGTTTCTCCGCTCGCTCCGAAAACCTATCCCGACCTGCCGCCGGTCCGGGGGGTCCGCTTCGCCACGGCCGAAGCCGGGATCAAGTACAAGAACCGCACCGATGTGCTGCTCATGGCCTTTGACGAGGGCACGGCGGCGGCGGGCGTGCTGACAAAGTCGAAATGCTCCTCGGCGGCGGTCGACTGGTGCCGCGCCAACCTGCCGGGCGGCAAGGCGCGCGGGCTGGTCGTCAATTCGGGCAATGCCAATGCCTTTACCGGGGTCAAGGGGCGCCAGAGCGTCGAAATGACCGCCGAGATCGCGGCCAGGGCGCTGGGCTGCGCGGGATCGGACATTTTCCTGGCATCGACCGGGGTCATCGGCGAACCGCTCGACGCCAACAAGTTTTCCGGTGTGCTGGACCAATGCGCCGCAAGGCTGGCGGATGGCCCCTGGATCGAGCCGGCCAAGGCGATCATGACCACCGACACCTATCCCAAGCTCTCCGGCGCGGTGCTGGAGATTGACGGGGTAGAGGTGATCATCAACGGCATCGCCAAGGGTTCGGGGATGATCGCGCCCGACATGGCGACCATGCTGAGCTTTGTCGTTACCGACATGCCGATCGCTGCCGATGTGCTGCAGAGCCTGCTCGCGCGCCATGTGCAGACGAGTTTCAATGCCATTACCGTCGACAGCGATACTTCGACCTCCGACACGCTGCTGGCCTTTGCTACGGGCAAGGCAGGGGTCGATCCGATCACCAGCATGGATGATCCGCGCGCCGAAGTGTTCGGCGCGGCGCTTTCGGATGTGCTGTTCGACCTCGCTATCCTGGTGGTGCGCGATGGGGAAGGCGCCACCAAGCAGGTCACGGTCAATGTCGAGGGCGCCACGACCGATCAATCGGCCTTCCGCATCGCCAAGGCCATTGCCGACTCGCCCCTGGTCAAGACGGCCATTGCCGGTGAAGACGCCAATTGGGGCCGGGTGGTCATGGCCGTCGGCAAGGCCGGTGAGCCGGCAGACCGCGACAAGCTCGCCATCCGCTTCGGCGATCTGCTCGTGGCCAAGGATGGCGAGCGCGCCCACGGATATGACGAGGCGGCGACCAGCGCCTATATGAAGGGCGAGGACCTCGAAGTCACGGTCAGCCTTGGGCTGGGGGAGGGCAGGGCCAGCGTCTATACCTGTGACCTCACCCACGGCTATATCGAGATCAACGGCGACTACCGGAGTTAA
- a CDS encoding ABC transporter substrate-binding protein, which produces MKLVFSTLVLGLAMAAATPSLAQQTCETGFRLFSHVGGDTCIPQDPQRIVTLSDQNVMLALLELGVTPVGSAGKIDHHGNKVFGRTQGYDTSSVFWLADDETIDAEAVAALDPDLIVSQANDLEMAEKLALIAPVVLIDNFGQPVEDALMQYADLVNKTDLALEKRAALEAKAAGVREQLGDQLDHTTVSIVKFWEERNPDVFEIQSPDGVTGAILRLLPIIRPDAELAENIGGLTDRSWEVVEAHDADVMFHLHYDNDVAGDGGTNNHEIFKAKPLVQHLEVAKANQIFGLDGALMVGISWGKIENGLDQIAAVLVRDDLNRDIVQE; this is translated from the coding sequence ATGAAGCTTGTTTTCTCCACGCTGGTGCTCGGGCTGGCCATGGCTGCCGCAACGCCATCACTTGCCCAGCAGACCTGCGAGACTGGGTTCCGCCTGTTCAGCCATGTCGGCGGCGATACCTGTATTCCCCAAGACCCGCAGCGCATTGTGACACTGTCAGACCAAAACGTCATGCTGGCCCTGCTCGAACTGGGCGTGACGCCGGTCGGCAGCGCCGGAAAGATCGACCACCACGGCAACAAGGTCTTTGGTCGCACTCAGGGCTATGACACATCCAGCGTCTTCTGGCTCGCCGATGATGAGACCATCGACGCCGAGGCGGTTGCCGCCCTCGATCCGGACCTCATCGTCTCTCAGGCCAATGATCTCGAAATGGCCGAAAAACTGGCGCTCATCGCCCCTGTGGTGCTGATCGACAATTTCGGCCAGCCGGTCGAGGATGCCCTGATGCAATATGCCGACCTCGTCAACAAGACCGATCTGGCCCTGGAAAAACGCGCTGCTCTCGAAGCCAAGGCGGCCGGCGTGCGCGAACAACTTGGCGACCAACTAGACCACACCACGGTTTCGATCGTTAAATTCTGGGAAGAGCGCAATCCTGACGTCTTCGAGATCCAATCACCCGATGGCGTGACTGGTGCGATTCTGCGTCTGCTGCCGATCATCCGCCCTGATGCGGAACTGGCCGAGAATATCGGTGGCTTGACAGACCGCTCATGGGAAGTCGTGGAAGCCCATGACGCCGACGTGATGTTCCACCTGCACTACGACAATGACGTGGCGGGGGACGGTGGCACCAACAATCATGAAATCTTCAAGGCCAAGCCCTTGGTACAGCATCTCGAAGTAGCCAAGGCCAACCAGATCTTCGGGCTGGACGGAGCCCTTATGGTTGGCATTTCATGGGGTAAGATCGAAAACGGCCTCGACCAGATTGCCGCCGTTCTGGTGCGCGACGATCTCAATCGCGATATCGTGCAGGAATAA
- a CDS encoding TetR/AcrR family transcriptional regulator has product MTLRPDTTDDSARRSIGARRNPASQEAILDAAEALLEESGIAGFSIEAVARRARAGKPTIYRWWPNRTLLMLDVYRRFKNARAFPDTGSLRGDLVAFLETHLLGFWQNRLCGTVYRAVIAEAQTDADAAAALHAYQAERKQTAMVFVDRAKARGEIAEHADGAIIIDLTVSFAWHHLLLNQVDSALASVPTVVSAILAGVPGYRP; this is encoded by the coding sequence ATGACGCTTCGCCCGGACACCACAGATGACAGCGCCCGCCGATCCATCGGCGCCCGGCGCAATCCCGCCAGCCAGGAGGCTATTCTGGATGCGGCCGAGGCACTGCTGGAGGAAAGCGGCATTGCCGGATTTTCCATCGAGGCCGTGGCGCGCCGGGCCCGGGCCGGCAAGCCGACCATCTATCGCTGGTGGCCGAACCGCACGCTGCTGATGCTCGATGTCTATCGCCGCTTCAAGAATGCCCGGGCCTTTCCCGATACCGGCTCGCTGCGCGGCGACCTCGTCGCCTTTCTCGAAACGCATTTGCTCGGCTTCTGGCAGAACCGGCTGTGTGGCACGGTCTATCGCGCGGTGATTGCCGAGGCGCAGACCGATGCCGATGCGGCCGCGGCGCTCCATGCCTATCAGGCAGAACGGAAACAGACCGCGATGGTCTTTGTCGACCGCGCCAAGGCGCGTGGCGAGATTGCCGAACATGCCGACGGCGCCATCATCATCGATTTGACCGTCTCGTTCGCCTGGCATCACCTGTTGCTCAATCAGGTGGATTCGGCGCTGGCCTCCGTGCCCACGGTCGTCAGCGCCATCCTGGCCGGCGTTCCAGGCTACCGCCCATAA